The DNA region CAAGATGGCAGACCGGGGATTGACGCTGAGCGCGGCGGAGAGCTGCACGGGCGGTCTCGTGGCGGAAAGCCTGACCTCCGTACCGGGGAGCGCGACAATGTTCCTTGGAGGGATCGTTTCCTACACGAATGAAATGAAACGGAAGCTGGTGCATATCCCGCAAGCGCTGCTGGAAGGCGACGATGCGCCGGGCGCAGTGAGCAGGGAGGTCGCCCAGGCCCTAGCGGAGAATATCCGGCTGATCACCGACAGCGATTTCGGTCTGTCCGTTACCGGCGTGGCCGGTCCCGGTTATGCCGAGCGCAAGCCTGTGGGGCTTGTATACATCGGATTGGCCCAGCGCGGAAGAGAGACCGAGGTACACGAGCTTAACCTTCAAGGCAACCGGGAAACGATCCGTCTGCGCGCGACCAAGGCGCTGCTGTACCGCTTATGGCGGCGGCTTGTCTCGGAGGGATCGGAACAGACGCAGCAGGACGAGGTATAGCAGACGTACGTGCCGGGGACTCGTCCCGGTGGTTTGAAGCCGCCCGGTCTGCTTCTCCTGCTATGGAATATGCTTTTCCGGCCATGCATGTCGGGGCATCTACATGTCGTGAATAGATGCGGAGCCCCTTGACATAATATATAGTAAATCTTTTACAGTGTTCTTGAACTGGAGAATCGATCCAGGTATAATCGGAAGTACGGAAGAACCGTGGCATATCGAAGGATGATGCCACGGTTTTGCTTGTTTCTGGAGACTGCCCGGAATTTAGCTGGGAAGGAGGAGGGGTAAAAAACGAATGTATGTTCGAAAAAAAGCTTGGCAAACGTGTCAAAACAAGGTATGATTAGACTATCAACAGTGAAGGGTTGTGGAACAATTGTCAGATCGTCGTGCTGCGCTTGAAATGGCGCTTCGTCAGATAGAGAAACAGTTCGGAAAAGGTTCCATCATGAAATTGGGTGAATCCACCCATATGCAGGTAGAGATTGTGCCTAGCGGATCGCTGGCATTGGATATAGCACTTGGAACCGGCGGATTGCCTAGAGGCCGGATTATTGAAGTATATGGACCGGAATCCTCCGGTAAAACGACGGTAGCGCTCCATGCGATTGCCGAGGTTCAGAAGACTGGCGGACAAGCTGCGTTCATCGATGCCGAGCACGCGCTGGATCCATCCTATGCAAGCAAATTGGGCGTTAACATCGATGAACTCCTGCTTTCCCAGCCGGATACGGGTGAGCAAGCGCTTGAAATTGCTGAAGCTTTGGTGCGCAGCGGCGCTGTGGATATCATTGTTATCGACTCGGTCGCAGCGCTTGTGCCGAAGGCCGAGATTGAAGGCGACATGGGAGACTCCCATGTGGGTCTGCAGGCTCGTCTGATGTCCCAGGCTCTGCGTAAATTGTCCGGCGCGATCAACAAGTCCAAAACGATCGCGATCTTTATTAACCAGCTTCGTGAGAAGGTCGGCGTTATGTTCGGTAACCCTGAGACGACTCCGGGCGGCCGTGCCCTGAAGTTCTACTCCACCGTGCGTTTGGATGTACGCCGTGTAGAGAGCATTAAGATGGGGAATGACGTCGTAGGTAACCGCACACGGATTAAAGTGGTTAAGAACAAGGTTGCGCCGCCGTTCAAGCAAGCCGAGCTTGACATTATGTATGGTGAGGGCATCTCCAGAGAGGGAAGCTTGATCGATATCGGTACTGAGCTTGACATTGTGGATAAGAGCGGTGCTTGGTATTCCTTTGGCGGGGATCGTCTTGGCCAGGGACGTGAGAATGCGAAGCAATTCCTGAAGGAGCATCCGGAAGTGGCGAATGTGATCGAGAACAAGATCCGGGAAGCAAGCAACCTGACCACGATTGTTCCTGAACAGAGCGCAAGCGAGAAGGAGCAAGAGGAGCTGGAAGAGCAAGATCTATTTAAAGTGGAATAATGCCCAGCTATTTCTGATAGTGCTAGGACCGTCCGGTGTTGAAAAGAACGCCTGGACGGTCTTCTTTGCATTATCATAGCGGAGCGTTAAGTTAAAGTCATCCAAGGTTAAGAGTTGTAGAAGCTGGTGAGCGATAAGGAGAAGCTATGAGTGAAAATCGTGATATAACCGAAGAAGCTCCTTCAGGAATCGAGCATTTTCCGAATCAGGAGGATCTGGTGATCTCGTCCGTGGAGAAGCTGCGTAAGCCTAAAGGACGTTATAAAATATCGTTCGGCCCTTATGTGATGACGGTTCATGAAGACGTGATGCTGAAATACCGGATGCTGAAGGGGAGCAGCTTCCGCAAGGAGGAGCTTCAGGATATCGTAGTCGCGGATGATAGGCAGCGAGCCTACGTGGAGGCTCTGAACTACCTGTCACGAAAGCCTCGAACATCGCAGGAAATCGTGCAGCGTCTCCAGCAGAAGGGCGTGGATCCGGTTAGCACCGAGGTGACCCTCCGTCGGCTTGAGGCCGAAAAGCTGATCGATGACGCATTATATGCGAGAATGTGGGCGGAGCAGCGGATGACAGGACATAAGAAGGGCCGATTGTGGGTTAAGCAGGAGCTGAGGCAGAAAGGAATCCGGACCGACCTGATTACGGAGGCATTGAGCGAGGTAAGCCCTGAGGAGGAGCTGGAAAGCGCGCTTGTGGTTGCCAGAAAGAAGTGGCAGCAGACGAAGGGCGAGCTG from Paenibacillus ihbetae includes:
- the recA gene encoding recombinase RecA, translating into MSDRRAALEMALRQIEKQFGKGSIMKLGESTHMQVEIVPSGSLALDIALGTGGLPRGRIIEVYGPESSGKTTVALHAIAEVQKTGGQAAFIDAEHALDPSYASKLGVNIDELLLSQPDTGEQALEIAEALVRSGAVDIIVIDSVAALVPKAEIEGDMGDSHVGLQARLMSQALRKLSGAINKSKTIAIFINQLREKVGVMFGNPETTPGGRALKFYSTVRLDVRRVESIKMGNDVVGNRTRIKVVKNKVAPPFKQAELDIMYGEGISREGSLIDIGTELDIVDKSGAWYSFGGDRLGQGRENAKQFLKEHPEVANVIENKIREASNLTTIVPEQSASEKEQEELEEQDLFKVE
- a CDS encoding regulatory protein RecX, whose product is MSENRDITEEAPSGIEHFPNQEDLVISSVEKLRKPKGRYKISFGPYVMTVHEDVMLKYRMLKGSSFRKEELQDIVVADDRQRAYVEALNYLSRKPRTSQEIVQRLQQKGVDPVSTEVTLRRLEAEKLIDDALYARMWAEQRMTGHKKGRLWVKQELRQKGIRTDLITEALSEVSPEEELESALVVARKKWQQTKGELLDRKRKTGAYLMRRGFSGEQARQVLRRLMEEEQEYGADDQELEEFE